Proteins from a single region of Rhodobacteraceae bacterium LMO-JJ12:
- a CDS encoding HAMP domain-containing histidine kinase translates to MKNRPFYRIDFRNPRNIFLLNAQMKDYARVGVELFAQRVVIYAAAFVLAAVYYSWQLAAISLSVLIISETFDFMTFRRTLKLGNRSVAETRTCLRMLQFGTLLSAGNISGFALSIALLQGHTTHFMPLFFLFAAALFAAMNNHQITSILQLRLAIYFATFLFIPLYDIVVTGAPLTSELWAQFFTSLFVLFFIADSSRVSTLLYRKTLEQMESIRQEHEKTKAALTAKSEFLATVSHELRTPLTSIKGSLDLVGHGALGEMPERMEKVLSIAQRNVTRLNALINDLLDLQKMEAGRMSFQFDTINLASLLAQSVASNQPFARNLDTNIVLENIETDLYVSADSTRLEQVMSNMLSNAAKFSDPGETVTVRAIPKGDKVRIEVIDRGIGLAEKHRSKVFEEFSQLDSSDRRKVGGTGLGLNISKRIMDAHAGVLDYAKNEGAGTTFYIDLSLVSNVSDDTKADTLTENEAIALSA, encoded by the coding sequence ATGAAAAACAGACCTTTCTACCGCATCGACTTCCGCAATCCGCGCAACATCTTTCTTCTGAACGCCCAGATGAAGGATTACGCACGTGTTGGGGTCGAGCTTTTCGCCCAAAGAGTGGTGATCTATGCGGCTGCATTCGTTCTGGCAGCGGTCTATTACAGCTGGCAGCTCGCAGCAATCTCCCTATCCGTACTGATTATCTCCGAAACATTCGATTTCATGACGTTTCGCAGAACGCTCAAACTGGGCAATCGCAGCGTCGCCGAAACACGCACCTGTTTGCGGATGTTGCAGTTCGGCACGCTTCTGAGTGCTGGCAACATCAGCGGCTTTGCTCTTTCGATTGCCTTGTTGCAAGGGCATACAACACATTTCATGCCGCTATTTTTCCTCTTCGCAGCAGCATTATTTGCCGCGATGAACAACCATCAGATCACCTCAATTCTTCAACTGCGGCTGGCGATCTATTTCGCAACGTTTCTCTTTATCCCGCTTTATGACATCGTCGTTACCGGCGCGCCGCTTACGTCCGAGCTCTGGGCGCAGTTCTTTACCAGCCTCTTTGTGCTATTTTTCATTGCCGACTCCTCACGGGTTTCGACCCTGCTCTATCGAAAGACTCTCGAGCAGATGGAGAGCATCAGACAAGAGCATGAAAAGACCAAAGCTGCGCTGACTGCTAAATCGGAATTTCTGGCGACTGTAAGCCACGAATTGCGCACACCTTTGACCTCTATCAAGGGCTCACTTGATCTGGTCGGGCACGGCGCACTTGGCGAGATGCCCGAGAGAATGGAAAAGGTTCTTTCGATTGCGCAACGAAATGTCACGCGATTGAATGCCTTGATTAACGACCTTCTGGATCTTCAGAAGATGGAGGCCGGTCGTATGAGCTTCCAGTTTGATACCATTAATCTTGCATCATTGCTGGCACAGTCCGTTGCTTCCAACCAACCATTCGCGCGCAACCTGGACACCAATATCGTGCTCGAAAATATCGAGACTGATCTCTATGTCAGCGCCGATTCCACACGGCTCGAACAGGTTATGTCGAATATGCTGTCCAACGCCGCGAAATTTTCGGACCCCGGTGAAACAGTCACAGTTCGCGCAATACCCAAGGGCGACAAGGTCCGGATCGAGGTCATTGATCGCGGAATCGGTTTGGCCGAAAAACATCGCAGTAAGGTGTTCGAAGAGTTCAGCCAGTTGGACTCCTCTGACCGTAGAAAGGTCGGCGGAACCGGGCTGGGCCTGAATATTTCCAAGCGTATCATGGACGCCCATGCCGGTGTGCTGGACTACGCCAAGAATGAAGGCGCCGGCACGACGTTCTATATTGATCTCTCGTTGGTCAGCAACGTCAGCGACGACACCAAGGCGGACACTCTGACCGAGAATGAGGCGATAGCGCTCAGCGCCTGA
- a CDS encoding N-acyl-L-homoserine lactone synthetase, giving the protein MRAEEIEHAENQFTRLSPELTAEVQATTLSFGNMHRHGLLLANYLKARREVFIDIKGWDLPQTDGMEFDQYDTPLSRWIVVHEYGRVLAGMRLTPTTARCGQYSYMLRDAQRGLLENIPQDVLFFEAPVRPDIWEATRLFVAASVSSKRRLAIQTILLEHMAASARELGCSAIIGIVPAVFSRWMKRIRMNATPVGPAQNIDGDRTQAALMNVVNPYKDGA; this is encoded by the coding sequence TTGCGGGCCGAAGAAATCGAGCATGCGGAAAACCAGTTCACAAGACTTTCGCCGGAACTGACGGCGGAAGTACAGGCGACAACCCTGTCGTTCGGAAACATGCATCGCCATGGATTGTTGCTTGCCAATTATCTCAAGGCGCGCCGTGAAGTCTTTATCGATATCAAGGGTTGGGATCTGCCTCAGACTGACGGGATGGAATTCGATCAATATGATACTCCACTTAGCCGCTGGATCGTTGTGCATGAGTATGGTCGGGTCTTGGCAGGTATGCGTCTGACGCCGACCACGGCAAGATGCGGGCAATATTCCTATATGTTGCGGGACGCACAGCGCGGATTACTCGAAAATATACCGCAAGATGTTCTTTTTTTCGAAGCACCGGTGCGGCCAGACATATGGGAAGCGACACGACTTTTTGTCGCGGCATCGGTTTCTTCCAAGCGGCGCCTGGCCATTCAGACGATATTGCTTGAACATATGGCCGCTTCTGCGCGGGAATTGGGGTGTAGTGCCATTATCGGAATCGTGCCTGCGGTATTCAGCCGATGGATGAAGCGCATTCGTATGAACGCCACTCCGGTTGGCCCTGCGCAGAATATTGATGGCGATCGAACGCAGGCGGCCCTGATGAATGTGGTCAATCCCTATAAAGATGGGGCCTAG
- a CDS encoding response regulator, translating to MDYQNDTETVEMRILLVDDDTIFTDLISSKLAELGLDDITIAHSAEDALSVVENQRVPFDCYLLDIMLGEMDGIELCQHLRSRRDCRVAPIIMITSSNEAHLMDRAFKAGATDFLRKPLDHAEMVGRIQTAMLLVKTTRNETRGRHALRALISFASDFNLIDLSERACFPDVNGMVDYYQIENRLLKMEDGLYQMHLFRIRVRNFATLNKRTERANVMQQLHAISAAISQTVTARRFQLAYIGQGIFVCCIIGRHVMVPDLFQARLRNNAQEALQQLPDASAEKAMEVKLDVSEISSKRILSRNVALSLLTKELESAASPQTSTLPEVEMIEHKIFSMIEEEEQKLLVNR from the coding sequence TTGGATTATCAAAATGATACGGAGACCGTCGAAATGCGCATTTTGCTGGTAGATGACGACACAATTTTTACCGACTTGATTTCCTCTAAGCTGGCGGAATTGGGCCTTGACGACATCACGATCGCACATTCGGCTGAAGACGCCCTGAGTGTCGTCGAAAACCAGCGGGTACCCTTTGATTGTTACCTTCTCGACATCATGCTGGGCGAGATGGACGGTATCGAGCTTTGTCAGCATCTGCGCAGCCGCCGCGATTGCCGGGTTGCGCCGATCATAATGATCACATCGAGCAACGAAGCACATCTCATGGATCGCGCCTTCAAGGCTGGTGCAACCGATTTCTTGAGAAAACCGCTTGATCACGCCGAGATGGTCGGCCGAATCCAAACCGCCATGTTGCTTGTCAAAACGACACGAAATGAAACAAGAGGGCGGCACGCCTTGCGCGCGCTCATTTCCTTCGCTTCGGATTTCAACCTGATCGACCTGTCCGAGCGCGCGTGTTTTCCAGACGTGAACGGCATGGTAGACTACTATCAAATTGAAAACCGCCTCCTGAAAATGGAGGATGGCCTGTATCAGATGCATCTCTTCCGCATTCGCGTGCGAAATTTCGCAACCCTGAACAAGCGGACGGAACGTGCGAACGTCATGCAACAACTGCATGCCATCAGCGCCGCAATTTCTCAGACGGTCACAGCTCGCCGATTCCAGCTGGCATACATTGGGCAAGGCATTTTCGTTTGCTGTATCATCGGGCGCCATGTCATGGTCCCCGACCTGTTCCAGGCCCGGTTGCGCAACAACGCACAAGAGGCGCTGCAACAACTGCCTGACGCGTCGGCGGAAAAAGCCATGGAAGTCAAACTCGACGTTTCCGAAATCTCATCGAAACGAATCCTGTCGCGAAACGTAGCGTTGTCCCTGCTGACCAAAGAACTTGAATCAGCCGCGTCCCCGCAGACCTCCACCCTACCCGAAGTCGAAATGATCGAGCACAAGATCTTCTCGATGATAGAAGAGGAAGAGCAAAAACTGCTGGTTAACCGCTAA